GGGCAAGAGAGGTGAAAATGGTGTTGTAACTCCGGATACGGAGGCAGCGAGGGTGCAGAATTTGTTTGCCGCTTATGACAAATACCTGCTTGACCGTGCTAAAGAAGCGTTTAATTCTTATAGATTCGGTGAAGCTATGGGCTATTTAGATCGGATAGTGGCATTAGAGGATAAAGAAGAGTATAAGAAGCTTGTTAAGGCTTACGATTTGTGGGATAAATTCGAGCACGAGAAGGCGTTTCAGATGCTGGCGGGAGTTAAAGCCGGGGAAACGGCGTATAACAAAAGTTTTTTAGGGCGGTTAATGAATGCGAGGGAGAAACAAGATTTTATACTGGTTGATTTAATGAACAACGCCCGAAGGAGGATGGAAGAGGGCAAATACGATGACGCAGTTGCACGACTTTATAGAATTATAGAGTTAATTGGGCAATCTGTGCTGAGAACCAGGTACAAGATAAACAGTTCGGATGTGGACGTATGGCAGTTGGAGACTCTGGGAAAGCTGGAGAAGAAGACGATAGAGAAGTATGAGAAGTTGCGAGACGAGGAAAGGAAGATAAAACTACCGCTGAGGAAAGATTTTGAGTTATTACAAGATTTAGGGGATGAGGTGGGTAAGAAATTCTTAGAGGATAAGAAGATGCAGGACCTTCTGTCAAAGAGGAACAATTCCATACTTGCTCATGGCTTAGTGCC
This genomic window from Methanophagales archaeon contains:
- a CDS encoding TIGR02710 family CRISPR-associated protein, with product MKRALFMTVGTGVGLDKEKKVRNLAHGLLSSIEIYNPDKIVFFGSEESIETVESLKEQYYEKKGKELENYEFVGLKDIDDFYECYTKIEEKIKEEEKEGNEIIIDYTSGTKTMTTSAAICAMLYQKKLSLVAGKRGENGVVTPDTEAARVQNLFAAYDKYLLDRAKEAFNSYRFGEAMGYLDRIVALEDKEEYKKLVKAYDLWDKFEHEKAFQMLAGVKAGETAYNKSFLGRLMNAREKQDFILVDLMNNARRRMEEGKYDDAVARLYRIIELIGQSVLRTRYKINSSDVDVWQLETLGKLEKKTIEKYEKLRDEERKIKLPLRKDFELLQDLGDEVGKKFLEDKKMQDLLSKRNNSILAHGLVPVKREDAERMFESVRGYVELVVEDAKGLMRKSEFPKL